The following proteins come from a genomic window of Streptomyces sp. GS7:
- the prcB gene encoding proteasome subunit beta — protein sequence MEANPLSTGRLPAAFLTPGSSSFMDFLGAHSPELLPGGRSLPQTQGVIEAPHGTTIVATSFPGGVVLAGDRRATMGNVIAQRDIEKVFPADEYSAVGIAGTAGLAVEMVKLFQLELEHFEKVEGTQLSLEGKANRLSTMIRSNLGMAMQGLAVVPLFAGYDVDREKGRIFSYDVTGGRSEEHGFAATGSGSVFARSALKKLFREDFTEHQAATAVVQALYDAADDDSATGGPDMARRIYPIVTVITEEGFKKLTEAEVSEITRAVHERRLDQPDGPRAALL from the coding sequence GTGGAAGCCAACCCTCTGAGCACAGGGCGTCTGCCAGCTGCCTTCCTGACGCCTGGATCCTCCTCGTTCATGGACTTTCTCGGTGCGCACTCGCCCGAGCTGCTGCCCGGCGGCCGCTCGTTGCCACAGACGCAGGGCGTCATCGAGGCGCCGCACGGCACGACCATCGTGGCGACGTCCTTCCCCGGCGGTGTGGTGCTCGCCGGTGACCGTCGGGCGACGATGGGCAATGTGATCGCGCAGCGCGACATCGAGAAGGTCTTCCCGGCCGACGAGTACTCGGCGGTCGGCATCGCGGGCACGGCCGGGCTCGCGGTGGAGATGGTCAAACTGTTCCAGCTGGAACTGGAGCACTTCGAGAAGGTCGAGGGGACCCAACTCTCCTTGGAGGGCAAGGCGAACCGTCTCTCGACGATGATTCGGAGCAACCTCGGGATGGCCATGCAGGGCCTCGCCGTGGTGCCGCTGTTCGCCGGCTACGACGTCGACCGCGAGAAGGGCCGTATCTTCTCGTACGACGTCACCGGCGGGCGCTCGGAGGAGCACGGCTTCGCGGCGACGGGCTCCGGCTCGGTCTTCGCGCGCAGTGCGCTGAAGAAGCTCTTCCGCGAGGACTTCACGGAGCATCAGGCCGCCACCGCAGTCGTCCAGGCGCTGTACGACGCCGCCGACGACGACTCGGCGACCGGCGGGCCGGACATGGCGCGGCGGATCTACCCGATCGTCACGGTGATCACGGAAGAGGGCTTCAAGAAGCTCACCGAGGCCGAGGTCTCGGAGATCACCCGTGCCGTTCACGAGCGCCGCCTCGACCAGCCCGACGGCCCGCGCGCCGCGCTGCTCTGA
- the dop gene encoding depupylase/deamidase Dop, translated as MTVRRVMGIETEYGISVPGHPNANAMLTSSQVVNAYAAAMHRARRARWDFEEENPLRDARGFDLAREAADSSQLTDEDIGLANVILTNGARLYVDHAHPEYSAPEVTNPRDAVLWDKAGERIMAEAAERAAQVPGAQPIHLYKNNTDNKGASYGTHENYLMKRETPFSDIVRHLTPFFVSRQVVTGAGRVGIGQDGHEHGFQISQRADYFEVEVGLETTLKRPIINTRDEPHADAEKYRRLHVIIGDANLSEISTYLKLGTTALVLSMIEDGFIAVDLAVEQPVRTLHHVSHDPTLQHLITLRSGRTLTAVQLQMEYYELARKYVEDRYGADADEQTKDVLTRWEDVLGRLENDPMSLSGELDWVAKRELMEGYRRRDGLDWDAARLHLIDLQYADVRPEKGLYNRLAARGKMKRLLDESAVERAELKPPEDTRAYFRGRCLEQYADDVAAASWDSVIFDLPGRDSLQRVPTLEPLRGTRKHVKELLDRCRTAEELVRTLSGR; from the coding sequence ATGACCGTACGGCGAGTAATGGGGATCGAGACGGAGTACGGGATCTCCGTCCCCGGCCACCCGAATGCCAATGCCATGCTCACCTCGTCCCAGGTCGTCAACGCCTACGCGGCGGCGATGCACCGGGCACGCCGTGCCCGCTGGGACTTCGAGGAGGAGAACCCGCTGCGGGACGCCCGCGGCTTCGACCTCGCCCGCGAGGCCGCCGACTCCAGCCAGCTCACCGACGAGGACATCGGCCTGGCCAACGTCATCCTCACCAACGGTGCCCGGCTCTACGTCGACCACGCCCACCCCGAGTACAGCGCCCCCGAGGTCACCAATCCGCGCGACGCGGTCCTCTGGGACAAGGCCGGCGAGCGGATCATGGCCGAGGCCGCCGAGCGGGCCGCCCAGGTCCCCGGCGCCCAGCCGATCCACCTCTACAAGAACAACACCGACAACAAGGGCGCCTCCTACGGGACGCACGAGAACTACCTGATGAAGCGGGAGACCCCCTTCTCGGACATCGTGCGCCACCTGACGCCGTTCTTCGTCTCCCGGCAGGTCGTCACCGGCGCCGGCCGGGTCGGCATCGGCCAGGACGGCCACGAGCACGGCTTCCAGATCAGCCAGCGCGCCGACTACTTCGAGGTGGAGGTGGGCCTGGAGACGACCCTCAAGCGGCCCATCATCAACACCCGCGACGAACCGCACGCGGACGCGGAGAAGTACCGCCGGCTGCATGTGATCATCGGCGACGCGAACCTCTCCGAGATCTCGACGTACCTGAAGCTGGGCACCACCGCGCTGGTGCTGTCCATGATCGAGGACGGCTTCATCGCCGTCGATCTCGCCGTCGAGCAGCCCGTACGCACTCTGCACCACGTCTCGCACGACCCCACGCTCCAGCACCTGATCACGCTCCGCAGCGGCCGTACGCTCACCGCCGTACAGCTCCAGATGGAGTACTACGAGCTGGCCCGCAAATACGTGGAGGACCGCTACGGAGCGGATGCGGACGAGCAGACCAAGGACGTCCTGACCCGGTGGGAGGACGTGCTCGGGCGGTTGGAGAACGACCCGATGAGCCTGTCCGGCGAGCTGGACTGGGTCGCCAAGCGCGAACTCATGGAGGGCTACCGCCGCCGGGACGGCCTGGACTGGGACGCCGCCCGGCTGCACCTCATCGACCTCCAGTACGCCGACGTGCGCCCGGAGAAGGGCCTGTACAACCGTCTGGCGGCCCGCGGCAAGATGAAGCGGCTCCTGGACGAGTCCGCGGTGGAGCGGGCCGAGCTGAAGCCTCCGGAGGACACCAGGGCGTACTTCCGCGGCAGGTGCCTGGAGCAGTACGCGGACGATGTCGCCGCCGCCTCGTGGGATTCGGTCATTTTCGATCTGCCCGGCCGTGACTCCCTGCAACGGGTGCCCACGCTGGAGCCGCTGCGCGGGACCCGTAAGCACGTCAAGGAGCTGCTGGACCGGTGCCGGACGGCGGAAGAGCTGGTCAGGACGTTGTCCGGTCGCTGA
- the prcA gene encoding proteasome subunit alpha has translation MSTPFYVSPQQAMADRAEYARKGIARGRSVVVLQYTDGVVFVAENPSRALHKVSEIYDRIAFAAVGKYNEFESLRIGGVRYADLRGYTYDREDVTARGLANVYAQTLGSIFSSAAEKPYEVELIVAEVGNAPEDDQIYRLPHDGSIVDEHGSVAVGGNADQISSYLDQRHRDGMTLAEALRLAVDSLSRDTNGGERTLTAEHLEVATLDRTRPQQRKFKRILGRQLSRLLDEHGASGEEKADAEGDAGESSGAGDASGAAGKGAKGAKGKGANGKAAEGGAGAEGDSGAGTADGSEEESGSAD, from the coding sequence GTGTCGACGCCGTTCTATGTCTCACCCCAGCAGGCCATGGCCGACCGCGCCGAGTACGCCCGCAAGGGCATCGCGCGCGGCCGCAGCGTCGTGGTGCTGCAGTACACCGACGGCGTGGTCTTCGTCGCCGAGAATCCCTCCCGCGCCCTGCACAAGGTCAGCGAGATCTACGACCGCATCGCCTTCGCGGCGGTCGGCAAGTACAACGAGTTCGAGAGCCTGCGGATCGGCGGGGTGCGCTACGCCGATCTGCGCGGCTACACCTACGACCGGGAGGACGTGACCGCGCGCGGTCTGGCGAACGTCTACGCCCAGACGCTCGGCTCGATCTTCTCCAGCGCGGCGGAGAAGCCCTATGAGGTCGAGCTGATCGTGGCCGAGGTGGGCAACGCCCCCGAGGACGACCAGATCTACCGGCTGCCGCACGACGGCTCGATCGTGGACGAGCACGGCTCGGTCGCGGTGGGCGGCAACGCCGACCAGATCAGCAGCTATCTCGACCAGCGGCACCGCGACGGGATGACGCTGGCGGAGGCGCTGCGGCTGGCGGTGGACTCGCTGTCGCGGGACACCAACGGCGGCGAGCGGACGCTGACCGCCGAGCACCTCGAGGTCGCCACCCTGGACCGTACGCGCCCGCAGCAGCGGAAGTTCAAGCGGATCCTGGGCCGCCAGCTGTCCCGGCTGCTGGACGAGCATGGTGCCTCGGGGGAGGAGAAGGCCGACGCCGAGGGGGACGCGGGCGAGTCCTCGGGTGCCGGTGACGCGTCCGGCGCGGCCGGCAAGGGTGCCAAGGGTGCCAAGGGGAAGGGCGCCAACGGCAAGGCCGCTGAGGGCGGAGCCGGCGCCGAGGGCGACTCCGGTGCGGGCACCGCGGACGGGAGCGAGGAGGAGTCCGGGTCCGCGGACTGA
- a CDS encoding ubiquitin-like protein Pup, whose protein sequence is MATKDSGGGQQKATRSTEEVEEQQQDAQASGDLKERQEKLSDDVDSVLDEIDDVLEENAEDFVRSFVQKGGE, encoded by the coding sequence ATGGCGACCAAGGACAGCGGCGGCGGACAGCAGAAGGCCACCCGTTCCACCGAAGAGGTCGAGGAGCAGCAGCAGGACGCGCAGGCGTCGGGCGACCTCAAGGAACGCCAGGAGAAATTGTCGGACGACGTGGATTCGGTGCTGGACGAAATCGACGATGTCCTCGAGGAGAACGCCGAGGATTTCGTGAGGTCCTTCGTTCAGAAGGGTGGGGAGTAG
- a CDS encoding LacI family DNA-binding transcriptional regulator, whose translation MTSNEAAPPPGASTGSTGAADAAPPRSPAAAGRVTSRDVARAAGVSQAAVSLVLGDKWRGRVSPGKADAVRAAARELGYRPNLAARSLRMGRTRTALLVVPALTTEFFARVYTGAARVAADHDFGVVLYLSPEGIGPARDPFDSAAATLDGVIASSMAADALSALRAAGLPLVMLDSDPADTRASATVNLDIADGVRQLARHLTGLGHRRITHLAADVDSWTFAVRARTLADTLAGVPGAVLHRQPAALGVTAGRHAAHTALTAPGPRPTALLCDDDIIAAGACKAVRRLGLRIPEDISVTGFDDLALAVAVEPELTTVRLPAEEFGEAGMRALMAVLDGAPAGTPTLPVTLVPRGSTAPPPGRAPHNSARPGG comes from the coding sequence GTGACCAGCAACGAGGCCGCGCCGCCTCCCGGTGCGAGCACCGGCTCCACTGGAGCGGCTGACGCCGCGCCCCCTCGTAGCCCGGCCGCCGCCGGCCGCGTCACCAGCCGCGACGTCGCCCGTGCAGCCGGCGTCTCGCAGGCCGCCGTCTCCCTCGTCCTCGGCGACAAGTGGCGCGGCCGGGTCTCCCCGGGCAAGGCCGACGCCGTCCGCGCCGCCGCCCGCGAGCTGGGCTACCGCCCCAACCTCGCCGCCCGCAGCCTGCGCATGGGCCGCACCCGCACGGCGCTGCTGGTCGTCCCCGCCCTCACCACCGAGTTCTTCGCCCGGGTCTACACCGGCGCCGCCCGGGTCGCCGCCGACCACGACTTCGGCGTGGTCCTCTACCTCTCCCCCGAGGGCATCGGCCCCGCCCGCGACCCCTTCGACTCCGCCGCCGCCACCCTCGACGGCGTCATCGCCTCCTCCATGGCCGCCGACGCCCTCAGCGCGCTGCGCGCCGCCGGGCTGCCGCTGGTGATGCTCGACAGCGACCCCGCCGACACCCGCGCCTCCGCCACCGTCAACCTCGACATCGCCGACGGCGTACGGCAGTTGGCCCGCCACCTCACCGGCCTCGGGCACCGCCGCATCACCCATCTCGCGGCCGATGTCGACTCCTGGACCTTCGCCGTCCGCGCCCGGACCCTCGCCGACACCCTGGCCGGCGTCCCCGGCGCCGTACTGCACCGGCAGCCGGCCGCCCTCGGCGTCACCGCCGGACGCCACGCCGCGCACACCGCGCTGACCGCCCCCGGCCCCCGCCCCACCGCGCTGCTGTGCGACGACGACATCATCGCCGCCGGCGCCTGCAAGGCCGTCCGCCGCCTCGGTCTGCGCATCCCGGAGGACATCTCGGTCACCGGCTTCGACGACCTGGCCCTGGCCGTCGCCGTGGAACCGGAGCTGACGACCGTACGGCTCCCCGCGGAGGAGTTCGGCGAGGCCGGTATGCGCGCCCTGATGGCCGTGCTGGACGGCGCCCCCGCCGGCACCCCGACGCTCCCCGTCACGCTCGTCCCGCGCGGCTCCACCGCCCCGCCGCCGGGGCGCGCCCCGCACAACAGCGCGCGCCCCGGCGGGTGA
- a CDS encoding endonuclease VII domain-containing protein: MIAEQQGVCCICLVAPAEHVDHCHQTGKVRGVLCFSCNAALGQFKDRPDVIRRAIAYLEGNSWKPTL; encoded by the coding sequence ATGATCGCGGAGCAGCAGGGCGTGTGTTGCATCTGCCTGGTCGCTCCAGCCGAGCATGTGGATCACTGCCACCAGACGGGTAAGGTCCGTGGCGTACTGTGCTTCAGCTGCAACGCAGCCCTAGGACAGTTCAAGGATCGGCCCGACGTCATACGACGAGCCATCGCATACCTGGAAGGAAACTCGTGGAAGCCAACCCTCTGA